A window of the Isosphaera pallida ATCC 43644 genome harbors these coding sequences:
- a CDS encoding SDR family NAD(P)-dependent oxidoreductase, protein MSNLDSPSQGFAACSSQTIFDLTGKRCAVIGSTSGIGHATAWALARAGADVVVHGRSKIAEGEALARAIAGLGRRSRFIAADLADPEGRSRLLDDAWNAFNGLDAWLHFAGADLLTGPEAHWSFEAKLERLWRVDVEPAILLCRAVGRRMFEDPAGGAIVTMGWDQAETGMEGDSGQAFGATKGAIHAFTKALAVELAPKVRVNAVAPGWIKTAWGRHASDAWQRRAIAEAPLARWGTPEDVAHAALFLVSPASSFWTGQIMRVNGGAVR, encoded by the coding sequence ATGTCCAACTTAGATTCTCCCTCGCAGGGGTTCGCCGCCTGTTCGTCTCAGACGATCTTCGACCTGACGGGAAAACGGTGCGCGGTGATCGGCTCGACTTCGGGCATCGGTCACGCCACCGCCTGGGCGTTGGCGAGGGCCGGAGCCGACGTGGTGGTTCATGGTCGTTCCAAAATCGCCGAGGGGGAAGCCCTGGCGCGGGCGATCGCCGGTTTGGGTCGCCGCTCCCGTTTCATCGCTGCTGACCTCGCCGATCCGGAGGGGCGTTCGCGGTTGCTCGACGACGCTTGGAACGCCTTCAATGGTCTAGACGCTTGGCTGCACTTCGCTGGGGCCGATCTGCTCACGGGACCCGAAGCCCATTGGTCCTTCGAGGCCAAGCTGGAACGGCTTTGGCGGGTCGATGTCGAACCCGCGATTCTGCTTTGTCGTGCGGTGGGCCGACGTATGTTCGAAGACCCTGCTGGCGGCGCGATCGTGACGATGGGCTGGGATCAGGCCGAGACTGGCATGGAGGGCGATTCCGGCCAAGCCTTCGGCGCGACCAAGGGAGCAATCCATGCCTTCACTAAGGCGCTGGCGGTTGAACTGGCCCCCAAAGTGCGGGTCAACGCTGTGGCCCCTGGCTGGATCAAGACCGCCTGGGGCCGTCACGCCTCTGACGCCTGGCAGCGTCGCGCGATCGCCGAAGCCCCCCTCGCCCGCTGGGGCACCCCTGAGGATGTTGCCCACGCCGCGTTGTTCCTGGTCTCTCCCGCCTCTTCGTTCTGGACTGGCCAAATCATGAGGGTCAACGGCGGCGCAGTGCGATAA
- the thiD gene encoding bifunctional hydroxymethylpyrimidine kinase/phosphomethylpyrimidine kinase, with protein sequence MSRHDDWVEAPTTPPRVCLTIAGSDSSGGAGIQADLKTFEACGVFGASVITAVTAQNTQGVRGVGLIDPALIRSQIEAVRDDLPVAAIKVGMVGDTPAIEAVAEALRLWRAECPTLPIVIDPVAVARSGDRLLNPAAFEALVERLLPLANVVTPNRRETAWLSSWISGCSVGDLDAIPDLAHPDDLEKAGRLVFQTVRRPVLVKGGAALPGALDWLIDAEGVTRFTVPHAPLKTTATHGSGCVLAAALTVGLARGLELREAVGWAKQFVTRALSRPPGLGKGHGPLGIRHGWQEPDHDAKTSSQKPTE encoded by the coding sequence GTGAGTCGCCATGATGATTGGGTCGAAGCACCGACCACCCCACCACGTGTCTGTTTGACGATCGCTGGCAGCGATTCCTCGGGAGGAGCCGGAATTCAAGCCGACCTCAAGACGTTTGAAGCGTGCGGCGTCTTCGGAGCCTCGGTGATCACGGCGGTGACTGCGCAGAATACCCAAGGGGTGCGTGGGGTCGGCCTGATCGACCCTGCGCTGATCCGCAGTCAAATCGAAGCGGTGCGCGACGACCTGCCGGTGGCGGCGATCAAGGTGGGGATGGTGGGCGATACCCCGGCCATTGAAGCGGTGGCCGAGGCGTTGCGCCTCTGGAGGGCCGAGTGCCCCACGTTGCCGATCGTGATCGATCCAGTGGCGGTGGCTCGGAGTGGAGACCGTCTGCTCAACCCCGCGGCGTTCGAGGCCCTGGTGGAACGCCTGCTCCCCTTGGCCAACGTGGTGACGCCCAACCGCCGCGAGACGGCCTGGCTGTCCAGTTGGATTTCGGGCTGCTCGGTTGGTGACCTCGACGCCATCCCCGACCTTGCTCATCCCGATGACCTCGAGAAGGCCGGACGCCTGGTGTTCCAGACCGTGCGCCGCCCGGTACTGGTCAAAGGCGGAGCGGCTCTCCCCGGCGCGCTGGACTGGCTCATCGACGCCGAGGGCGTGACCCGCTTTACCGTACCCCACGCGCCGTTGAAAACCACCGCGACCCACGGCAGCGGTTGCGTGCTGGCGGCCGCCTTGACCGTCGGCCTGGCCCGCGGCCTGGAATTGAGGGAGGCGGTGGGCTGGGCCAAACAGTTCGTGACCCGCGCGTTGAGTCGTCCTCCCGGTCTGGGCAAAGGCCACGGCCCGTTGGGAATCCGTCACGGCTGGCAGGAGCCAGATCACGACGCAAAGACGTCATCCCAAAAACCGACGGAATGA
- a CDS encoding Uma2 family endonuclease, translating into MATATEPATLRVPNADAPFDLTSDLYSRMVEAGLIPRDRRVYLRGGKLYEKIAKTKAHGSIGAAITWAITRRLPNTWSLWPESTIVLDAINAPLPDFAVIRSGELMGRANPERDPGPHDVALIIEIAVISLRDDLTTALELYARAGIPAYWVVDVPSRRILAHGEPRIVEGRGEYARVETYRSGDTLPLLLDGVEAICVPFDELLR; encoded by the coding sequence ATGGCGACCGCGACCGAACCCGCGACCCTTCGGGTTCCCAACGCCGACGCGCCTTTCGACCTGACTAGCGACCTCTACTCCCGTATGGTCGAAGCGGGCCTGATCCCGAGGGATCGACGAGTCTATCTCCGGGGTGGGAAGCTCTATGAGAAAATAGCCAAGACCAAAGCGCACGGGTCGATCGGGGCGGCGATCACCTGGGCGATCACTCGTCGATTGCCCAACACCTGGAGCCTCTGGCCCGAAAGCACGATCGTTCTGGACGCCATCAACGCCCCGTTGCCCGACTTCGCCGTGATCCGCTCCGGAGAACTCATGGGACGCGCCAACCCCGAGCGCGACCCCGGACCCCACGACGTGGCCCTCATCATCGAGATCGCCGTCATCAGCCTCCGCGACGACCTCACCACGGCTCTCGAGTTGTACGCCCGCGCGGGGATTCCAGCGTACTGGGTGGTCGATGTCCCTAGCCGTCGCATCCTGGCTCATGGCGAGCCGCGGATCGTCGAGGGCCGAGGCGAGTACGCGCGGGTCGAAACCTATCGAAGCGGCGACACGCTTCCCCTGTTGCTCGACGGCGTCGAGGCGATCTGCGTTCCCTTCGACGAACTCCTCCGTTGA
- a CDS encoding glycosyltransferase produces MNAQTSPRTWVVVAGDFAVGGGMDRANLALAEGLADRARPNRLVTHHVQWRRTTDPSPVTRVWRVSRPRGSHLLGSPLLDQAGRWAAAAARPHAVVVVNGGNCLVRRPDLNWVHYLHRAWNPEDRNDTFPDHDPNTPPRRLHAAHLAKRRIARWLFLDLERRALAPRRGSDGPRLVVVNSQRTRTDLLTHYSLDPDRVRVVYYGIDADRFHPVPAETRVRLRQELAASIGPLAHLDPARPWVLFVGALGDHRKGLDRIFNAFEMLGESWDAQLLIVGRRPPHLPPLSLSTPRLDRSQTVVELGYRADVPDLMAAADLLVSPTRYEAYGLNVHEAICAGLPAIVSRSAGVAERYDELGGEVAEALRPYRLDEPRDPHALASALEHWRANLDQARQGFTPLSEHLRKRSWDDCAADLIALADALE; encoded by the coding sequence ATGAACGCCCAGACCTCGCCGCGGACTTGGGTGGTGGTGGCGGGCGACTTCGCGGTGGGCGGCGGCATGGATCGGGCTAACCTCGCTTTGGCTGAGGGACTTGCCGACCGCGCGAGGCCCAACCGCTTGGTCACCCACCATGTTCAATGGCGTCGTACCACGGATCCGTCCCCTGTCACTCGCGTCTGGCGGGTGTCACGACCCCGGGGGAGCCACCTTCTAGGCAGCCCGTTGCTCGACCAAGCCGGACGCTGGGCCGCGGCGGCGGCCCGCCCTCATGCGGTCGTGGTGGTCAACGGCGGTAACTGTCTGGTCCGTCGCCCTGACCTCAATTGGGTCCACTACCTTCATCGCGCCTGGAACCCCGAAGATCGCAACGACACTTTCCCCGACCATGATCCGAACACCCCCCCACGTCGCCTTCACGCTGCCCACCTGGCCAAACGGCGAATCGCCCGTTGGCTCTTCCTAGACCTGGAACGCCGCGCCCTGGCTCCCCGACGCGGCTCCGATGGACCGCGGTTGGTTGTGGTCAATTCGCAACGAACCCGCACAGATCTGCTGACACATTATTCTCTCGATCCTGACCGGGTGCGCGTGGTTTACTACGGAATTGACGCCGACCGCTTTCACCCAGTCCCAGCTGAAACCCGCGTCCGTTTGCGTCAGGAACTGGCTGCTTCCATCGGGCCGTTGGCCCACCTTGATCCCGCCCGCCCCTGGGTGTTGTTCGTCGGTGCACTTGGAGACCACCGTAAAGGTCTCGATCGGATTTTCAACGCATTTGAGATGTTAGGCGAGTCTTGGGACGCGCAGCTGTTGATTGTTGGACGCCGCCCTCCTCATCTTCCTCCCTTGAGCTTGAGCACGCCCCGCTTGGATCGCTCCCAAACCGTTGTCGAGCTGGGCTATCGCGCCGACGTGCCGGACTTGATGGCCGCCGCCGACCTCCTGGTCAGCCCAACCCGTTACGAAGCCTACGGCTTGAATGTGCATGAGGCGATTTGTGCAGGCCTGCCGGCGATCGTCAGCCGATCGGCCGGGGTTGCCGAGCGCTACGACGAACTGGGAGGGGAGGTTGCCGAGGCGTTGCGGCCCTATCGGCTCGATGAACCACGCGACCCCCACGCCCTGGCGTCTGCGTTGGAACACTGGCGGGCCAACCTCGACCAGGCCCGCCAAGGGTTCACTCCCCTGAGCGAACACCTTCGCAAACGTTCGTGGGACGACTGCGCCGCCGACCTGATCGCTCTGGCAGACGCCTTGGAGTAA
- a CDS encoding ATP-binding response regulator: MPHRSTSHHAEAMALDSVTNDFSPAEIAAIMTPIHRRGDRIVGWFVLAHLVIALWLAAFSEVWALSIGVSFCAAAMFFGTRLLLPGSLTTRCVAGIALNLFVILHIYQMHGLSEMHFWYFTSMTMLIIYQDWRCFWPGTVLIILQHILFAWLQNLGPAELKELTAAPLVGGMLGTLAGFQFFEKAFIGFWQLVFHFAIAILQATLCGMWAWMLRRQTLRNAAREQELSRAWRLADEANEAKSLFLACVSHEIRTPLTAILGHTSILLEDPKVRRRLGYRVKRLEIIKRSGEHLSVLINDIIDMSKVERNLIRVDPEPVAIAQAVRETAALIRPRASAKGLSLGVEFAGPIPEVVRVDPVRLRQILVNLLGNAVKFTTRGGVTLRVEYLRERHILALSIHDTGRGLEPHHLERLFRPFTRLGNTDDPEGGAGLGLAISKRLAELLGGDITVESQPGRGSCFTLELPVRPDEAQRQILPDSEPSDLREVERDDADADDLEHDLDFEAPLPGQDEYPGDDPSSASWNFLPEEHLADVQHLVHRPTARRPRVLLADDGEDNRMLVAHWLGGLAEVVMAFDGRQAILKALAQQDAGQPFDLILMDLRMPILDGRSATRALRHAGYTGPIVALTADEDRLSALEAGCDEHLSKPFDPERLRRLVIDLTTWDSDHSTTTQSARAIAATPETGLT, encoded by the coding sequence ATGCCCCACCGATCCACCAGCCACCACGCCGAGGCGATGGCGCTGGACAGTGTCACCAATGACTTCAGTCCGGCAGAAATCGCCGCGATCATGACCCCGATCCATCGTCGAGGCGATCGGATCGTCGGGTGGTTCGTACTAGCACATCTCGTCATTGCGTTGTGGTTGGCCGCCTTCAGCGAGGTCTGGGCGTTGTCGATTGGGGTGAGTTTCTGCGCCGCGGCCATGTTCTTCGGCACCCGGCTGCTGCTGCCTGGCAGCCTGACGACCCGCTGCGTGGCCGGGATTGCATTGAATTTGTTTGTCATTCTTCATATTTATCAAATGCATGGCTTGTCTGAAATGCATTTTTGGTATTTCACATCAATGACGATGTTGATCATCTATCAAGATTGGCGATGTTTTTGGCCGGGTACGGTGTTGATCATTTTGCAGCATATCCTCTTTGCCTGGTTGCAGAACCTGGGTCCAGCGGAGTTGAAGGAACTGACCGCGGCTCCGTTAGTGGGTGGAATGCTGGGGACGTTGGCGGGGTTCCAGTTCTTCGAGAAGGCGTTTATCGGCTTTTGGCAACTGGTTTTCCATTTCGCCATCGCCATCCTCCAAGCGACGCTGTGCGGTATGTGGGCTTGGATGCTGCGGCGGCAAACCTTGCGTAACGCCGCCCGCGAACAGGAACTTTCCCGCGCCTGGCGGCTGGCCGACGAGGCCAACGAGGCCAAAAGCCTGTTCCTCGCCTGCGTCAGCCACGAAATCCGCACCCCCTTGACCGCTATTTTGGGACACACCAGCATCCTGCTCGAAGACCCCAAAGTCCGACGACGCTTGGGATACCGCGTTAAACGTCTCGAGATCATCAAACGAAGTGGAGAGCATCTTAGCGTTCTGATCAACGATATCATCGACATGTCCAAGGTGGAGCGAAATCTCATCCGTGTTGATCCCGAACCGGTGGCGATCGCGCAGGCGGTGCGTGAGACGGCCGCGTTGATCCGTCCCCGCGCCTCGGCCAAGGGGTTGAGTCTAGGGGTCGAGTTCGCTGGGCCGATTCCAGAAGTGGTGCGGGTCGATCCGGTCCGTCTGCGGCAAATCCTGGTTAATCTGCTGGGCAACGCCGTCAAGTTCACCACGCGCGGCGGCGTGACGCTCAGGGTTGAGTACCTTCGCGAGCGTCACATTTTGGCCCTCTCGATCCACGACACTGGACGCGGCTTGGAACCGCACCACCTCGAACGGTTGTTTCGTCCATTCACGCGGTTGGGCAATACCGACGACCCCGAAGGCGGGGCGGGGCTGGGGCTGGCCATCTCTAAGCGTCTAGCCGAGTTGCTTGGCGGTGACATCACGGTCGAGTCCCAACCGGGCCGTGGCAGTTGCTTCACCCTGGAACTGCCGGTCCGACCCGACGAGGCCCAACGGCAAATCCTGCCCGACTCCGAACCCAGCGACCTACGCGAGGTGGAACGCGACGACGCCGACGCCGATGACCTCGAACACGACCTCGATTTCGAGGCCCCGCTCCCTGGCCAGGACGAGTATCCGGGCGATGACCCCTCGAGCGCCTCCTGGAACTTCCTGCCCGAGGAACACCTCGCCGATGTCCAACACCTTGTCCATCGGCCGACCGCCAGACGCCCGCGGGTCCTGCTGGCCGACGACGGGGAGGACAACCGGATGCTGGTGGCGCATTGGCTCGGCGGCTTGGCTGAGGTCGTCATGGCGTTCGACGGCCGCCAAGCCATTCTCAAAGCCTTGGCCCAACAGGATGCGGGCCAACCGTTCGATTTGATTCTCATGGATCTTCGTATGCCGATTCTTGATGGGCGCTCCGCTACCCGCGCCCTCCGACACGCCGGCTACACTGGGCCGATCGTTGCCCTGACTGCCGACGAGGACCGCCTCTCTGCGCTGGAGGCTGGGTGCGACGAACATCTCTCCAAGCCGTTCGACCCGGAACGATTGCGTCGTCTAGTCATCGACCTGACCACTTGGGACAGCGACCATTCCACCACGACCCAGTCGGCACGGGCGATTGCGGCGACGCCGGAGACTGGCCTGACATGA
- the hemB gene encoding porphobilinogen synthase, translating into MMFPGHFPDVRLRRSRRWDWSRRLVREHILTPSDLILPLFVREGSGDPEPVPSMPEVVRHTIAGVVETARQARDLGIPLVAIFPATDPSLKTPEADEALNPDNLVCRTLRALKAELPNLGLMADVALDPYSSHGHDGLVRDGDVANDETVQVLARQAVLQARAGADVIAPSDMMDGRVGAIRKALDAEGFERVIILSYAAKYASAFYGPFRDAVGSKGSLGGASKATYQMDPANGDEALREVALDLGEGADWVMVKPGMPCLDIVRRVKETFAAPTFAYQVSGEYAMLHAAAGHGWLDLDAVVLESLTAFKRAGADGVLTYFALRVARLLNR; encoded by the coding sequence ATGATGTTCCCTGGTCACTTTCCCGACGTCCGCCTGAGGCGGAGCCGACGCTGGGACTGGTCCCGCCGTTTGGTGCGTGAACACATCCTAACGCCCTCCGACTTAATTCTGCCGCTGTTCGTGCGCGAGGGCTCAGGCGACCCCGAGCCGGTCCCCTCGATGCCCGAGGTGGTTCGCCATACGATCGCCGGAGTCGTTGAAACCGCCCGCCAGGCCCGCGATCTGGGCATCCCATTGGTGGCAATCTTTCCCGCCACCGACCCCAGCCTCAAGACTCCCGAGGCCGATGAAGCCCTCAACCCCGACAACCTGGTGTGCCGAACCCTGCGTGCCCTCAAGGCCGAACTGCCCAACCTAGGACTGATGGCCGACGTGGCGCTCGATCCCTACTCCAGTCACGGCCACGACGGCCTAGTGCGCGACGGCGACGTGGCCAACGATGAAACCGTTCAGGTGCTGGCGCGTCAAGCGGTCCTGCAAGCCCGCGCAGGGGCCGATGTCATCGCCCCCTCCGACATGATGGATGGGCGGGTCGGCGCGATCCGCAAGGCACTCGATGCCGAAGGGTTTGAACGAGTGATCATTTTGTCGTATGCAGCGAAGTACGCTTCGGCGTTTTATGGGCCGTTCCGCGACGCGGTGGGTTCCAAGGGGTCGCTGGGCGGCGCAAGCAAGGCGACCTATCAGATGGACCCCGCCAACGGCGACGAGGCGCTCCGCGAAGTGGCGCTTGATCTGGGCGAAGGGGCCGATTGGGTGATGGTGAAGCCGGGAATGCCATGTTTGGACATTGTGCGACGGGTCAAGGAGACCTTCGCCGCGCCCACCTTCGCCTACCAGGTCAGCGGCGAATACGCCATGCTTCACGCCGCGGCCGGTCATGGCTGGCTCGATCTGGACGCGGTCGTCCTGGAGAGCTTGACGGCCTTCAAACGCGCGGGGGCCGACGGCGTGTTGACCTACTTTGCGCTTCGCGTCGCCCGCCTGCTGAACCGGTGA
- a CDS encoding TlpA family protein disulfide reductase, whose product MFNATLLVVSAALFWWQSWKDNLPVPRPSWLPSVPLGQMIQLDHLAAHLSRNTADSISARPLGPDDQDWLHPGQATLFHFANPDCPCSKYMEEHVRELYKMFGDRLRFVAVLPSHDQTVYQSGVSGLFPHFRVVSDPEGMLARAMGVYATPTAVLLDEDYRLVYRGNYNQGRFCMTVSSQYARQAIEAFLEGRRDFQPPPQALSSIGCPLPMLQNQANRLAAARSSQTSLLALEEAR is encoded by the coding sequence GTGTTCAACGCGACGCTGTTGGTGGTGAGCGCAGCGCTATTCTGGTGGCAAAGCTGGAAGGACAACCTCCCCGTACCACGCCCCTCCTGGTTGCCGTCCGTGCCCCTGGGTCAAATGATCCAACTCGACCACCTCGCCGCCCACCTGTCAAGGAACACCGCCGATTCCATCTCCGCTCGCCCGCTTGGGCCGGATGATCAGGATTGGTTGCATCCGGGGCAGGCCACCCTGTTCCACTTCGCCAACCCCGACTGCCCATGCTCGAAATACATGGAAGAACATGTGCGGGAACTTTACAAGATGTTCGGCGATCGCTTGCGATTCGTGGCGGTGCTGCCGTCCCACGACCAAACGGTCTACCAAAGCGGCGTCTCGGGGTTGTTCCCTCACTTCCGAGTGGTGAGCGATCCCGAAGGGATGTTGGCGCGGGCGATGGGCGTCTACGCCACCCCCACGGCGGTGCTTCTCGACGAAGACTATCGGTTGGTGTATCGTGGCAACTACAATCAGGGACGATTCTGCATGACGGTCTCCTCGCAATATGCCCGTCAGGCGATCGAAGCATTCTTGGAGGGGCGTCGTGACTTTCAACCTCCTCCGCAAGCCCTGAGCTCGATTGGTTGTCCCCTGCCGATGCTCCAGAACCAGGCGAATCGGTTGGCCGCCGCCAGGTCGTCCCAGACGTCCCTGCTGGCGTTGGAGGAGGCGAGGTGA
- a CDS encoding sialidase family protein — MVWTHSQRILITWLGITLGTAITGGRWVGASEPPTPPSPRSWRDQPAKMVVVTPPGPFHAVEPSVAIDPTHPERIVVASLRLATARHGDGPYSVAGLSESSDGGLTWDDQTVPNPDRRNQGDDVVLIGPDGVAWHGFIGFEGIRQTRPRRARNGVFLQRGHLQGDLPTRVWFEPIPVIDHINTVEPFEDKPGFALGPPRREGGPPTIHVAWSRFDVYGSDRPEHRTRLVYSVSHDGGRTFTPPLTITDPDGFGDARDSDQTVMGATLAVAEDGAVFVAWARDGAIWFDRREPGVRNFGNDQRAAEAPGGWDLPLKGLAVHNGLPTLKLDASSGPHRGRLYLAWLDDHRGNGRPDARLCWSDDRGATWTAPRVIHPTPEGTDPASIPSRVFVSLAVDPTDGAVIVAHLERQGDGPGDLVAVLAYSDDGGNSFRRRVLSEVPPFQPAPGLFLGDYLGLDARDGRVVFVFPRPDPDHNGNLRLNAVLIPAPPTPDPQS; from the coding sequence ATGGTCTGGACCCATTCGCAACGGATCCTCATCACCTGGCTTGGAATTACGCTGGGCACGGCCATCACGGGGGGAAGGTGGGTGGGGGCGTCCGAACCGCCAACGCCTCCGTCGCCACGCTCGTGGCGGGATCAACCGGCTAAGATGGTCGTGGTCACGCCTCCGGGACCATTCCACGCGGTCGAGCCGTCAGTGGCGATCGACCCGACCCACCCCGAGCGGATCGTGGTGGCCAGTCTGAGGCTGGCGACAGCGCGCCACGGCGACGGTCCCTATTCGGTGGCCGGTCTCTCCGAATCCAGCGACGGCGGCCTGACCTGGGACGACCAGACCGTGCCCAACCCCGACCGTCGCAACCAGGGCGACGACGTGGTGCTGATCGGTCCCGACGGCGTCGCCTGGCATGGGTTCATCGGTTTTGAGGGGATTCGTCAGACCCGACCCCGTCGCGCCCGCAACGGCGTCTTTCTCCAACGCGGACACCTCCAGGGCGATCTTCCGACACGCGTCTGGTTCGAACCGATTCCAGTGATCGATCATATCAATACTGTCGAACCATTTGAGGACAAGCCAGGTTTCGCGTTGGGGCCGCCCCGCCGCGAGGGGGGACCGCCCACGATCCACGTTGCTTGGTCCCGGTTTGATGTCTATGGGTCGGATCGTCCCGAACATCGCACCCGCTTGGTTTACTCCGTCTCCCATGACGGCGGGCGAACCTTCACCCCCCCTCTCACAATCACCGACCCCGACGGCTTCGGCGACGCCCGGGATTCGGACCAGACCGTCATGGGGGCCACGCTCGCGGTCGCCGAGGATGGCGCGGTGTTTGTCGCCTGGGCGCGGGACGGGGCGATCTGGTTTGATCGTCGGGAACCCGGCGTCCGCAACTTTGGCAACGACCAACGCGCCGCCGAGGCTCCGGGAGGTTGGGATTTGCCACTCAAAGGTCTGGCGGTCCACAACGGTTTGCCCACCTTGAAGCTCGACGCCTCGTCCGGGCCTCACCGGGGACGGCTCTATCTGGCCTGGCTGGACGACCACCGGGGCAACGGTCGTCCTGATGCCCGTCTTTGCTGGTCGGACGACCGGGGCGCGACCTGGACGGCTCCCCGGGTGATTCATCCGACTCCCGAGGGGACCGATCCCGCTTCCATTCCCTCACGGGTATTCGTTAGTTTGGCGGTCGATCCTACTGATGGCGCAGTGATCGTCGCCCACCTGGAGCGTCAGGGGGATGGACCGGGTGACCTCGTCGCGGTGCTGGCCTATAGCGACGACGGCGGTAACTCTTTCCGCCGCCGCGTTTTGAGCGAAGTGCCGCCGTTCCAACCCGCCCCCGGCCTCTTCCTGGGCGACTACCTGGGGTTGGACGCCCGCGATGGCCGCGTTGTCTTTGTCTTCCCCCGGCCCGACCCCGACCACAACGGCAACCTCCGCCTCAACGCCGTCCTTATCCCGGCTCCCCCGACCCCGGACCCTCAGTCATGA
- a CDS encoding Rieske (2Fe-2S) protein, with protein MSSPNSSERTNPESPLGCGDDAVGPNGAPWRTVARVGEIAPATGKGFVVEGRLVAVFFDGSAHYAIDDFCPHQGAELHDGLVFDQSVTCRHHGWRFCLKTGRWIDGRRDGVEAYPVRVVGDEIQVAVPSS; from the coding sequence ATGTCCAGTCCCAACTCTTCTGAAAGAACGAATCCAGAGTCTCCCCTTGGTTGCGGCGACGACGCGGTGGGTCCCAACGGCGCGCCGTGGCGAACCGTGGCGCGGGTCGGCGAGATCGCGCCAGCGACGGGCAAGGGGTTCGTGGTGGAGGGCCGGTTAGTGGCAGTCTTCTTCGATGGGTCGGCCCACTACGCGATCGACGATTTTTGTCCGCATCAGGGGGCGGAGTTGCACGATGGCCTGGTGTTTGACCAGTCGGTGACGTGCCGTCATCACGGCTGGCGATTCTGCCTCAAGACCGGTCGTTGGATCGACGGGCGGCGCGACGGCGTGGAAGCCTATCCGGTGCGGGTGGTGGGCGACGAAATACAGGTGGCTGTGCCTTCCTCGTGA
- a CDS encoding UvrB/UvrC motif-containing protein, whose amino-acid sequence MRRRDIDEALRGWPSDPNPSGLAVREISARNGRTLLQIRVELGILQLEVQGRPDGTRPHGFPTYLDYLRFRAREYELDRRSARRRPRDLDWASVSGPDWDESEEAGKGIAGLDSESEPLFDPFPPPEVDSTRSAQAHDRWTMNRDHHRQVDREFLQFYHRRIAWLALRRYDQALRDAEHSLALMDFVTRHSAPEMPPLHERFRPLVLFHRAQAAAALALEEHRPDDALDALAEGMQRIEEHRLRFQGSPLGLLGDEEDLAMPPGLAVAGSEDALSLPLSTSESGDELDDTLSELGEGEVVSSRSLVAQLRKLDAEIRHAFEVPRTLLEQLQDAVAREDYETAAVLRDQIKARSDRR is encoded by the coding sequence ATGCGACGACGCGACATCGACGAGGCGCTGCGGGGTTGGCCGTCCGATCCGAACCCCTCGGGTCTGGCGGTTCGAGAAATCAGCGCCCGCAACGGTCGGACGTTGCTCCAAATCCGGGTGGAACTGGGCATTCTGCAACTGGAGGTCCAGGGACGCCCCGACGGCACCCGTCCCCACGGCTTTCCGACCTATCTCGACTATCTGCGGTTTCGCGCGCGGGAGTATGAACTGGATCGTCGCTCCGCTCGTCGCCGTCCTCGGGACCTAGATTGGGCTAGCGTCTCGGGGCCGGATTGGGACGAAAGCGAGGAGGCAGGGAAGGGGATCGCGGGTTTGGACTCCGAATCCGAACCGTTGTTCGACCCATTCCCACCCCCCGAGGTCGATTCCACGCGAAGCGCCCAGGCTCACGACCGTTGGACTATGAATCGAGATCACCATCGCCAGGTGGACCGCGAGTTCCTCCAATTCTATCACCGTCGGATCGCCTGGCTGGCGCTGAGGCGCTACGACCAGGCGCTTAGGGACGCGGAACATTCGCTAGCGCTGATGGATTTTGTGACCCGGCACTCGGCACCGGAGATGCCGCCTCTGCATGAGCGATTCCGGCCTTTGGTGCTGTTTCATCGCGCCCAAGCCGCAGCTGCTCTGGCGTTGGAGGAGCATCGTCCTGACGACGCCCTCGACGCGCTGGCCGAAGGGATGCAGAGAATCGAGGAACACCGCCTCCGCTTCCAGGGATCTCCGTTGGGACTTCTCGGCGACGAGGAAGATCTGGCGATGCCGCCGGGTCTGGCGGTTGCCGGTTCTGAGGACGCGCTCAGCTTGCCGTTGTCCACGTCGGAAAGCGGCGACGAACTCGACGACACGCTCAGCGAGTTGGGCGAAGGCGAGGTCGTCTCGTCACGTAGCCTGGTGGCGCAACTTCGCAAGCTCGACGCCGAGATCCGTCACGCCTTCGAGGTGCCCCGCACATTGTTGGAGCAGCTTCAAGACGCGGTGGCGCGTGAGGATTACGAGACCGCCGCGGTCCTCCGCGATCAGATCAAAGCCCGCTCGGATCGCCGCTGA